Genomic segment of Thiohalomonas denitrificans:
TTTTGCCACCAGCCGACCTGGATGGTGGGTTGGGATGGTGGTTTTTGGGTGGATTCGTCTCAAGTAGGCGCACCTATCCTATGGGTAGGCGGAGGTTGCCCCAACATTTTGGCTAGCTTCCGAAGATTCTGTGCCGTGGCTGCGAGGAGAAATTCGTCTTGCGCCCCGCTTAATCCTCGCAGTCGTAGCCGGTCGAGCTTCATAATGCGTTTGAGGTGCGCAAATAGCATCTCGACCTTTTTACGTTCGTTCCGGGATGCATGG
This window contains:
- a CDS encoding transposase, whose product is HASRNERKKVEMLFAHLKRIMKLDRLRLRGLSGAQDEFLLAATAQNLRKLAKMLGQPPPTHRIGAPT